The Dehalococcoidia bacterium genome has a segment encoding these proteins:
- a CDS encoding DUF6125 family protein — MAELKDYSGNLKPDLKYEDFSKEALIKLLNEYARIFLATDGYWYSLIKQRYSDEEAMACELIVWDKCYTYDPRKISEAMNIKGHDVTACLKALSLSPGFPMGFFDWTIDLQNPNYAIVTVNRCPSLLYFEREGEGRDFRICHELEPAAFQTHANYFNPAIKVTPLKLPPRKSEDEGPFCIWEWKLQEIANGKHGSGTDTLRH, encoded by the coding sequence ATGGCAGAGCTCAAAGACTACAGTGGAAATCTGAAGCCAGACCTGAAATATGAGGACTTCTCCAAGGAAGCCCTCATCAAGCTGCTGAATGAGTACGCCAGAATATTCTTGGCTACCGACGGATACTGGTATTCGCTGATAAAACAGCGCTATAGCGATGAGGAAGCGATGGCCTGCGAGCTGATCGTTTGGGATAAGTGCTACACCTACGACCCCCGGAAAATCTCCGAGGCAATGAATATCAAGGGACATGATGTGACTGCTTGCTTGAAAGCGCTGTCGCTGAGTCCCGGTTTTCCCATGGGGTTCTTCGACTGGACCATTGACCTGCAAAATCCGAATTATGCCATCGTGACGGTCAATCGCTGCCCCTCTCTGCTCTACTTCGAGAGGGAAGGAGAGGGTAGGGACTTCAGGATTTGCCACGAATTGGAGCCGGCAGCATTTCAGACCCATGCCAATTATTTCAATCCCGCCATCAAGGTGACGCCACTAAAGCTGCCTCCCCGGAAAAGCGAGGACGAAGGCCCTTTTTGTATATGGGAATGGAAGCTTCAAGAGATCGCAAATGGAAAACATGGCTCGGGAACTGATACATTACGTCACTGA
- a CDS encoding enoyl-CoA hydratase/isomerase family protein yields MDFEYIILKKEDHIAELTLNRPRKKNALNYSMMKEILAAVDDVSKDSTMRVMVVTGSGDSFSAGGDIRFPELRAGKINPRHAEEMWVRINEEGFPPGQLLTIAHEAIIALRQLQKPVIAMMKGDAVGGGFGISLACDMRVAAPNTRFLIGYPRVGFVPDFDESWMLPRVIGLGKALEIMMTCEFIGAEEAYRIGLINRLVPLDKLEEETRKLAKRLMSIPPITQRMIKQTVYAGLESDLRSSVLLALACNGVIMRSRDHHEAIMALAERREPVYKDANLLFDET; encoded by the coding sequence ATGGATTTCGAGTATATAATCCTCAAGAAAGAAGATCACATCGCCGAACTCACCCTCAACCGACCTCGGAAAAAGAATGCATTGAACTACAGCATGATGAAGGAGATACTGGCAGCCGTCGATGACGTGAGCAAGGACAGTACCATGAGGGTGATGGTGGTGACCGGATCCGGGGATTCATTCTCTGCTGGGGGAGACATAAGATTTCCTGAATTAAGGGCGGGCAAGATAAACCCGAGACACGCAGAGGAAATGTGGGTGCGTATCAACGAAGAAGGATTTCCCCCGGGGCAGCTTCTCACTATAGCTCATGAGGCCATCATTGCCTTGCGGCAGTTGCAGAAGCCAGTGATCGCTATGATGAAAGGCGATGCCGTCGGCGGTGGTTTTGGCATATCGCTAGCCTGTGATATGCGAGTTGCCGCTCCAAATACCCGGTTTCTGATAGGCTACCCCCGGGTAGGTTTCGTTCCCGATTTCGATGAGTCATGGATGTTGCCCCGGGTGATTGGCTTGGGAAAGGCCCTGGAAATCATGATGACCTGTGAATTCATTGGCGCTGAGGAGGCCTATCGGATAGGACTTATCAACAGGCTGGTGCCCCTAGACAAACTGGAGGAGGAGACGAGGAAACTAGCGAAGAGGCTGATGAGTATTCCGCCGATAACGCAAAGGATGATCAAGCAGACCGTATATGCTGGCCTCGAATCCGACTTGCGCTCATCGGTTCTGCTTGCATTGGCCTGTAATGGAGTGATCATGAGATCGAGGGACCATCACGAGGCCATTATGGCTCTGGCTGAGCGCAGGGAGCCTGTATACAAGGACGCCAATTTGTTATTCGATGAAACATAG